The following are from one region of the Borreliella burgdorferi B31 genome:
- the bdr gene encoding Bdr family repetitive protein — protein MTNLAYRTYNIESIKNEFLNIGFSEEAIDFVFLHNDNFNFEFLKEKIIDLEKNLRKDISNLDIKIDTVEKSLNLKIDTIEKSLNLKIDFVEKSLNAKIDSLDTKINNVEKTLQKDISSLDTKIDSVKNELNSKIDSIEKTLQKDISSLDNKIDVLKNELNASNRTIQVILIMGITLAPIIYSIFNKYFFN, from the coding sequence ATGACTAATTTAGCGTACAGAACATATAACATAGAAAGCATAAAAAATGAATTTTTAAACATAGGGTTTAGTGAGGAGGCAATAGATTTTGTTTTTCTTCATAATGATAATTTCAATTTTGAATTTTTAAAAGAGAAAATAATCGATTTAGAAAAGAATTTGAGAAAAGATATATCTAATTTAGATATAAAAATAGATACTGTAGAAAAAAGTTTAAATCTAAAAATAGATACTATAGAAAAAAGTTTAAATCTAAAAATAGATTTTGTAGAAAAGAGTTTAAATGCCAAAATAGATAGTTTAGATACCAAGATAAATAATGTAGAAAAAACTTTACAAAAAGATATATCCAGTTTAGATACTAAAATAGATAGTGTAAAAAACGAACTTAATTCTAAAATAGATAGTATAGAAAAAACCTTGCAAAAGGATATATCTAGTCTAGATAATAAAATAGATGTTTTAAAAAATGAACTTAATGCAAGCAATAGAACAATACAAGTAATTCTAATAATGGGAATAACACTTGCTCCAATTATCTATTCTATATTTAATAAGTATTTCTTTAATTGA
- a CDS encoding chromosome replication/partitioning protein, with protein MEIILNKRNLEVLNEAEEHYKKLKQRLKSSFQQEIYYKMEVIKILKEIKDNEYYKLDGYRTFEDFIKDYHLARSQAYDYLKIANAIKDGILEEAYVIENGVTKTLEFLRKSPNVLKKSKQNPIKPLRFQLKSQESYDFYKSNAKFTGYLLDKLFNNEKEMIKKIMKEYKQLKG; from the coding sequence ATGGAGATAATATTGAACAAAAGAAACCTAGAAGTGCTAAATGAAGCCGAAGAACATTACAAGAAGTTAAAGCAAAGATTAAAATCTAGTTTTCAACAAGAAATTTATTATAAGATGGAAGTTATTAAGATATTAAAAGAAATAAAAGATAACGAATATTATAAATTAGATGGATACAGAACATTTGAAGATTTTATCAAAGATTATCATTTAGCAAGGAGTCAAGCATATGACTATTTGAAAATAGCAAATGCAATTAAAGATGGCATTTTAGAAGAAGCTTATGTAATAGAAAATGGTGTTACAAAAACTCTTGAGTTCTTAAGAAAATCGCCAAATGTTTTGAAAAAATCTAAACAAAATCCAATAAAACCCTTAAGATTTCAACTTAAGAGTCAAGAAAGTTACGACTTTTATAAAAGTAATGCTAAATTTACTGGATATCTTTTAGACAAATTATTTAATAATGAAAAGGAAATGATTAAAAAAATTATGAAGGAATATAAACAACTGAAAGGATAG
- a CDS encoding DUF226 domain-containing protein: MESAPEPIETVKKGKCKVECQNKERFILIEKENGKAMYHTKIMMDIYKFGVYEKKHEFRLSLRALFNGERIVEETHLYPIKEGDKFIGIFYGYRKPIKKPLIKYQINGARKAYALARAYYMEFRFKAGSVFCYFKGLYRLLDKKRTNNHYNKVLFSMFTDLEQQVYKFYGKKYPEQGPLIKWIIKNLK, translated from the coding sequence ATGGAAAGTGCACCAGAACCTATTGAAACTGTAAAAAAAGGTAAATGTAAAGTTGAATGCCAAAATAAAGAACGCTTTATTTTAATTGAAAAAGAAAATGGGAAAGCAATGTACCATACAAAAATAATGATGGATATTTATAAATTTGGAGTTTATGAGAAAAAACACGAATTTAGATTATCATTGAGGGCCTTATTTAATGGAGAAAGAATTGTTGAAGAAACTCATTTATACCCAATTAAAGAAGGAGATAAATTTATTGGTATTTTTTATGGCTACAGAAAACCAATAAAAAAGCCATTAATAAAGTATCAAATAAACGGGGCTAGAAAAGCATATGCATTAGCAAGGGCATATTATATGGAATTTAGATTTAAAGCCGGAAGTGTTTTTTGCTATTTTAAAGGGCTATATCGTTTATTGGATAAAAAAAGAACAAATAATCATTACAACAAAGTTTTATTTAGTATGTTTACGGATTTAGAACAACAAGTATATAAATTTTATGGGAAAAAATACCCGGAACAAGGACCGTTAATAAAATGGATAATAAAAAACCTAAAATAA
- a CDS encoding ParA family protein yields MDNKKPKIITIASIKGGVGKSTSAIIFTTLLSQDWKVLLIDMDTQASVTSYFYKKIIEDNFNLLEKNIYEVLKGNVLIDNSVINISNNLDLIPSYISLHKFNKEAITFKEIKLQKQLLNLQSNYDYIIIDTNPSLDYTLTNALVCSDYIIVPITAEKWAVESLELLKFSISDLAIDIPIFLIITRFKKNNTHKALFSSLKDNKNFLGLIYEREDLNKKIAKNDLFNLNRDYMLEYKNILSKFITIIMSR; encoded by the coding sequence ATGGATAATAAAAAACCTAAAATAATAACAATAGCGTCAATTAAGGGCGGTGTTGGCAAAAGCACAAGTGCAATTATATTTACAACTCTATTGTCTCAAGATTGGAAAGTGCTTTTAATTGATATGGATACACAGGCATCAGTAACTAGTTATTTTTACAAAAAAATAATAGAAGATAATTTTAATTTATTGGAAAAAAATATATATGAAGTTTTGAAGGGGAATGTATTAATTGATAATTCAGTTATAAATATTAGTAATAATTTAGACTTGATACCTAGTTATATAAGTTTACACAAATTTAATAAAGAGGCTATAACATTTAAGGAAATTAAACTTCAAAAACAGCTATTAAATTTACAATCCAATTATGATTACATAATAATTGATACAAATCCCAGCCTAGATTATACGCTAACCAATGCTTTAGTATGTAGTGATTATATAATAGTTCCAATAACAGCAGAGAAATGGGCTGTTGAAAGTTTAGAACTTTTAAAGTTCTCAATTAGTGATTTAGCCATTGATATTCCAATTTTTTTAATAATAACTAGATTTAAAAAAAATAATACCCATAAGGCACTATTTAGTTCGCTTAAAGACAATAAGAATTTTTTGGGGTTAATTTATGAAAGAGAAGATTTAAATAAAAAGATAGCAAAAAATGATCTATTTAATTTAAATAGAGATTATATGCTAGAGTACAAAAATATATTAAGTAAATTTATAACAATAATCATGTCCAGGTAA
- a CDS encoding plasmid maintenance protein, with translation MKGFPKNTKSPTCHNKHQHKLISLTSTLDYLNKKDKKYNQKNILYYYNENLKRNGLAPTTLRTMQNYLYKLEKVLKVTTNYYQHMGVNCGTEIYYKLKYPKKECYQKINKYFKERKNSRFKSRVNTHFKDNVSKNSSVNSVECLSNKNNIKEERKIKEIEKYQLRNYFNNCNFKTEEALSILYLNIDKDTKIEAINILKQNEIALIKKFNIKKSCMKEKQKKLKEILYNTRKKLEENGYNPKQLEINLQKVYENYKYKPHFIIENHKYSDLNNIKRKLEKSIERKKENSQQNYQNLKENIFNILIEQLKKETNIEILKPIVKEYLNNQKKIEYNKVFGTYHLELSEIIKNEKNSLTTEEFSIKAV, from the coding sequence TTGAAAGGTTTTCCTAAAAATACAAAAAGTCCAACTTGCCACAACAAACACCAACATAAATTAATATCTCTTACTTCAACACTAGATTATCTAAACAAAAAAGATAAAAAATATAACCAAAAAAACATACTCTATTACTATAATGAAAATTTAAAAAGAAATGGTCTAGCTCCAACTACACTAAGAACAATGCAAAATTATCTTTACAAATTAGAAAAAGTATTAAAAGTTACAACTAATTACTACCAACACATGGGTGTAAATTGTGGAACTGAAATTTACTATAAGCTAAAGTATCCTAAAAAAGAATGTTACCAGAAAATCAACAAGTACTTTAAAGAACGAAAAAACTCTAGATTTAAATCTAGAGTTAATACCCATTTTAAAGACAATGTTTCCAAAAATAGTAGTGTAAATTCAGTGGAGTGTTTAAGTAATAAAAATAATATAAAAGAAGAAAGAAAGATTAAAGAAATAGAAAAATATCAACTAAGAAATTATTTCAATAATTGTAACTTTAAAACGGAAGAAGCTCTTTCTATTTTGTATTTAAATATTGATAAAGATACTAAGATTGAGGCAATAAATATCTTAAAACAAAATGAAATTGCCCTAATAAAAAAATTCAATATAAAAAAATCTTGCATGAAAGAAAAACAAAAAAAATTAAAAGAAATTCTATACAACACTAGGAAAAAATTAGAAGAAAACGGGTACAATCCCAAACAATTAGAAATAAATTTACAAAAAGTATACGAAAATTACAAATATAAGCCCCACTTTATTATTGAAAATCATAAATATAGCGATTTAAACAATATAAAGCGTAAATTAGAAAAGTCGATTGAAAGAAAAAAAGAAAATTCTCAACAAAATTATCAAAATTTAAAGGAAAATATTTTCAATATCCTTATTGAACAACTAAAAAAAGAAACAAATATTGAAATTCTAAAGCCTATTGTAAAAGAATATTTGAATAACCAAAAGAAAATAGAATACAATAAAGTATTTGGTACATATCATCTTGAATTATCAGAAATAATAAAAAATGAAAAAAATTCTTTAACCACAGAAGAATTTAGCATAAAGGCCGTATAA